The Deinococcus wulumuqiensis R12 genome has a window encoding:
- the lysS gene encoding homocitrate synthase, protein MAGIFMTDAPPPLIPARSWAIIDSTLREGEQFARGNFGTDDKVEIARALDAFGAEYIEVTTPMVSERTRQDIRKLTGLGLKAKFLTHVRCHMDDVQRAVDTGVDGLDLLFGTSSFLREFSHGKSIEQIIDTASEVIGWIKTHHPDLEIRFSAEDTFRSEEADLMAVYAAVSRLGVDRVGLADTVGVATPRQVYTLVREVRKVIHEGCGIEFHGHNDTGCAVSNAYEAVEAGATHIDTTILGIGERNGITPLGGLLARMFTFDPQGLIDKYHLELLPELDRMIARMVDLPVPWNNYLTGEFAYNHKAGMHLKAIYLNPGAYEAIPPGVFGVGRRIQAGSKVTGKHAIAYKARELGLHYGEDALRRVTDHIKALAEQNELDDAHLEQVLREWVSA, encoded by the coding sequence ATGGCCGGGATTTTTATGACCGATGCCCCGCCCCCTCTGATTCCTGCCCGTTCCTGGGCCATCATCGACTCGACCCTGCGCGAGGGGGAGCAGTTCGCACGCGGCAATTTCGGCACGGACGACAAGGTGGAAATCGCCCGGGCGCTCGACGCGTTCGGGGCCGAGTACATCGAAGTGACCACCCCGATGGTGAGCGAGCGGACCCGGCAGGACATCCGCAAGCTGACCGGGCTGGGGCTGAAGGCCAAGTTCCTGACCCACGTGCGCTGCCACATGGACGACGTGCAGCGGGCGGTGGATACCGGCGTAGACGGGCTGGACCTGCTGTTCGGCACCAGTTCCTTCCTGCGCGAGTTTTCGCACGGCAAGAGCATCGAGCAGATCATCGACACGGCGAGCGAGGTCATCGGCTGGATCAAGACGCACCACCCCGACCTCGAAATCCGCTTCTCGGCGGAAGACACCTTCCGTTCGGAAGAAGCCGACCTGATGGCGGTGTACGCCGCGGTGTCCAGGCTGGGCGTGGACCGGGTGGGCCTGGCCGATACCGTCGGCGTGGCGACCCCCCGGCAGGTGTACACGCTGGTGCGCGAGGTCCGCAAGGTGATTCACGAAGGGTGCGGCATCGAGTTTCACGGCCACAACGACACCGGCTGCGCGGTCAGCAACGCCTACGAAGCGGTTGAGGCGGGGGCCACGCACATCGACACAACCATTCTGGGCATCGGGGAACGCAACGGGATTACGCCGCTCGGGGGGCTGCTCGCCCGCATGTTCACCTTCGACCCGCAGGGCCTGATCGACAAGTACCACCTCGAACTGCTGCCCGAACTCGACCGGATGATTGCCCGGATGGTGGACCTGCCGGTGCCCTGGAACAACTACCTGACCGGCGAATTCGCCTACAACCACAAAGCGGGCATGCACCTCAAGGCCATTTACCTCAACCCCGGCGCCTACGAAGCGATTCCGCCCGGCGTGTTCGGGGTGGGCCGCCGCATTCAGGCGGGCAGCAAAGTGACGGGCAAGCACGCGATCGCTTACAAGGCCCGTGAACTCGGGCTGCATTACGGCGAGGACGCCCTGCGGCGCGTGACCGACCACATCAAGGCGCTGGCCGAACAGAACGAACTCGACGACGCGCATCTGGAACAGGTGCTGCGCGAGTGGGTGAGCGCCTGA
- a CDS encoding DMT family transporter yields MSRVAVGRPALAPLLILAAAVLWGLLGILGKQAQAAGLGPLEVAFWRATLAGGIFGLHALLTRARLPRGRDLAVTVAFGLVGGSLFYAAYQLAVKFGGASLASVLLYTAPAFVALLGWGFLRERLGGRELLAVGGTLVGIGLISFGGGQGVTASPVALAWGLLAGLTYSLYYLYGKAFFSRYSPAALFAVALPVGALGLLPLVDFVPKPPSVWLSLWGLALLCTYLAYLAYSAGLRHLPATRASVIASLEPVVAALLAALLFGERLSPLALGGAALVIGAALLLSLGGES; encoded by the coding sequence GTGAGCCGGGTCGCAGTCGGGCGCCCCGCGCTCGCGCCACTGCTGATTCTGGCCGCTGCCGTGCTGTGGGGGCTGCTCGGTATCCTGGGCAAACAGGCGCAGGCGGCGGGGCTGGGGCCGCTGGAAGTCGCCTTCTGGCGGGCGACGCTGGCTGGCGGAATTTTCGGGCTGCACGCGCTGCTGACCCGCGCCCGCCTGCCCCGGGGGCGCGACCTGGCGGTGACGGTGGCCTTCGGGCTGGTCGGCGGCAGCCTGTTCTACGCCGCCTACCAACTCGCGGTGAAGTTCGGTGGGGCCAGTCTGGCGAGCGTGCTGCTCTACACGGCCCCTGCGTTCGTGGCGCTGCTGGGCTGGGGCTTTTTGCGCGAGCGGCTGGGCGGGCGCGAACTGCTGGCCGTCGGCGGCACGCTGGTCGGCATCGGCCTGATCAGTTTCGGCGGGGGGCAGGGCGTGACCGCCAGTCCGGTCGCGCTGGCCTGGGGTCTTCTCGCAGGCTTGACCTACAGCCTGTATTACCTGTACGGCAAGGCCTTTTTCAGCCGCTACTCGCCCGCCGCCCTGTTCGCGGTGGCGCTGCCGGTCGGCGCTCTGGGGCTGCTTCCGCTGGTGGACTTCGTGCCCAAACCTCCCAGTGTGTGGCTGAGTCTGTGGGGGCTGGCGCTGCTGTGTACCTACCTCGCCTACCTCGCCTACAGCGCCGGGCTGCGGCACCTGCCCGCCACCCGCGCCAGCGTCATCGCCAGCCTGGAACCGGTGGTGGCCGCTCTTCTGGCCGCCCTGCTGTTCGGAGAGCGGCTCTCGCCCCTGGCCCTGGGGGGCGCGGCCCTGGTCATCGGCGCGGCGCTGCTGCTCAGCCTGGGCGGCGAGTCCTGA
- a CDS encoding polysaccharide deacetylase family protein, protein MRGRPELGVFGLGVFGLGLLAAGLVAAALADLLGRAAGFGALGAGNAPDRVALTFDDGPSPRTPELRAVLERHGAQATFFVLEAHCRAFPAEVQALRDAGHQLESHGRWHRHALLLPGQEWAQVRWHPDGPDRNGGLYRPPYGGHSPLTRLLARLAGREIALWDTESRDWTAAPAADLAAQTLARVRPGSVVLLHDGPAVTPELLDLLLRGLHGRGLRPVRLGDLPPQRIGWRAGLRRLRQSYGG, encoded by the coding sequence ATGAGGGGCCGCCCCGAACTCGGCGTGTTCGGACTCGGCGTGTTCGGGCTGGGCCTGCTCGCGGCAGGTCTGGTCGCGGCGGCCCTGGCCGACCTGCTGGGCCGCGCGGCGGGCTTCGGGGCGCTGGGGGCGGGCAACGCCCCTGACCGGGTGGCCCTCACCTTCGACGACGGGCCTTCGCCGCGCACGCCGGAGTTGCGGGCGGTGCTGGAGCGGCACGGGGCGCAGGCGACCTTCTTCGTTCTGGAAGCGCACTGCCGCGCTTTTCCCGCCGAGGTCCAGGCCCTGCGCGACGCCGGGCACCAGCTCGAGTCGCACGGCAGGTGGCACCGGCACGCGCTGCTGCTGCCGGGGCAGGAGTGGGCGCAGGTGCGCTGGCATCCCGACGGGCCGGACAGGAACGGCGGACTCTACCGCCCCCCCTACGGCGGCCACAGTCCGCTGACCCGGCTGCTGGCCCGGCTCGCCGGACGCGAGATTGCTCTGTGGGACACCGAGAGCCGTGACTGGACAGCCGCGCCCGCTGCCGACCTCGCCGCGCAGACGCTGGCGCGGGTGCGCCCCGGCAGCGTGGTGCTGCTCCACGACGGCCCGGCGGTCACGCCCGAGCTGCTCGACCTGCTGCTGCGCGGCCTGCACGGGCGCGGTTTGCGGCCGGTGCGCCTGGGCGACCTGCCTCCGCAGCGCATCGGCTGGCGGGCGGGGCTGCGGCGGCTGCGGCAGAGCTACGGCGGGTAG
- a CDS encoding MFS transporter, whose translation MTGRAAGLRGRLPLHPGTLRRVLAGVLLLSCAEFVRSGLYAGYLPQVVGDLLGLPKADAVVFSGSAFTAHFIADTAMRGPAGAALLRFGLRPVVLAGAALSLLGLFLMSVTHTGWVLLLAAALHGAGFSPLWPAVMSLTTASAHSTHQGRVLTTVSMSVMPFIGLSVLTLGALADAPRSAVFGLCLGLLAASLALGLLLPQRLPAATAAPATPQGRRQGVRVAAQALAPLIPAAFLQTLTMALLGQLLFTLYKDLGLTYWGMVALLGLGGAVAFGSMPQTGKLADLGRARLAVTLGFACLAVALGGIALRPAVWALYPLAALLGLGYAFIAPGWAALVAQRLPEAQRPAAWGTLMTVENLGTSLGPLLGAFAYRTLGVPGPFVTGAALSLLAALGYVVFRRLLDTPVGDPANTEAAPALPPGAPRP comes from the coding sequence ATGACGGGCAGGGCCGCAGGGCTGCGTGGGCGCCTGCCCCTGCACCCCGGCACCCTGCGGCGGGTGCTCGCCGGGGTCTTGCTGCTTTCCTGCGCCGAGTTCGTGCGCAGCGGCCTGTACGCCGGGTATCTGCCGCAGGTGGTCGGTGACCTGCTGGGGCTGCCCAAAGCCGACGCGGTGGTGTTCAGCGGCTCGGCGTTTACCGCGCATTTCATCGCCGACACCGCCATGCGTGGCCCGGCGGGGGCGGCGCTGCTGCGCTTCGGGCTGCGTCCGGTGGTGCTGGCCGGCGCGGCGCTGAGTCTGCTCGGCCTGTTTCTGATGAGCGTGACCCACACCGGCTGGGTGCTGCTGCTCGCCGCCGCACTGCACGGCGCAGGCTTCAGTCCCCTGTGGCCCGCCGTGATGAGCCTGACCACCGCCTCGGCGCACTCCACCCACCAGGGCCGGGTGCTGACCACGGTGTCCATGAGCGTGATGCCGTTCATAGGCCTGAGCGTGCTGACCCTGGGCGCCCTGGCCGACGCCCCGCGCAGCGCCGTGTTCGGTCTGTGCCTGGGGCTGCTCGCCGCGTCGCTGGCCCTCGGCCTGCTGCTGCCCCAGCGCCTGCCGGCCGCGACCGCCGCGCCCGCCACCCCGCAAGGCAGGCGCCAGGGCGTCCGGGTGGCGGCGCAGGCGCTGGCCCCGCTGATTCCGGCGGCCTTCCTGCAAACCCTGACGATGGCGCTGCTGGGGCAACTGCTGTTCACGCTCTACAAGGACCTGGGGCTGACCTACTGGGGCATGGTGGCGCTGCTGGGGCTGGGCGGGGCGGTGGCGTTCGGCTCCATGCCCCAGACCGGCAAGCTGGCCGACCTGGGCCGCGCCCGCCTCGCCGTCACCCTGGGTTTTGCGTGTCTGGCCGTGGCGCTGGGCGGCATCGCGCTGCGGCCTGCGGTCTGGGCGCTGTATCCGCTCGCGGCGCTGCTGGGGCTGGGCTACGCCTTCATCGCGCCGGGCTGGGCGGCCCTGGTCGCGCAGCGCCTGCCCGAAGCGCAGCGCCCCGCCGCCTGGGGCACCCTGATGACGGTGGAAAACCTCGGCACCTCGCTGGGGCCACTGCTCGGCGCCTTCGCCTACCGCACGCTGGGGGTGCCCGGCCCTTTCGTGACGGGCGCGGCGCTGTCGCTGCTCGCTGCTCTGGGTTACGTGGTGTTCCGGCGCCTGCTCGACACGCCGGTGGGGGACCCGGCGAACACTGAAGCGGCGCCCGCCTTACCCCCCGGCGCTCCCCGGCCATGA
- a CDS encoding glucodextranase DOMON-like domain-containing protein — protein sequence MPLLTLFAAALTFADPAGDAHGDGGYLLPQRPAVSAEALDLRSFEARPFEGGTRFTVGFGGHQNPWELASGFSAGVTDIFVKTDAGGERSLPGLNLRTAGESGWQYHVQVSGAGASLEHLRGEQLTRLPPPRVRMEGTDLIIEAPELPFGRHAYWVTSSVYTPLSRDGHLVPTATVNPSGLQANADRGPVPVDVLADPADRRAYTEGVLGAVGQTRDWRLTTLAGLGALGLTLTGLSLWRSWQARDRG from the coding sequence GTGCCCCTGCTGACGCTGTTCGCTGCTGCCCTGACCTTCGCTGACCCGGCGGGAGACGCGCACGGGGACGGGGGTTACCTGCTGCCGCAGCGCCCGGCCGTGTCGGCGGAGGCCCTCGACCTGCGGTCCTTCGAGGCGCGGCCCTTTGAAGGTGGCACCCGCTTCACGGTGGGCTTTGGCGGGCACCAGAACCCCTGGGAGCTGGCGAGCGGCTTTTCGGCGGGCGTGACCGACATTTTCGTCAAGACCGACGCGGGCGGCGAGCGGAGCCTGCCGGGGCTGAACCTGCGCACGGCGGGCGAAAGCGGCTGGCAGTACCACGTGCAGGTCAGCGGCGCCGGCGCTTCCCTGGAGCACCTGCGCGGCGAGCAGCTCACCCGCTTGCCGCCTCCCCGGGTCCGCATGGAAGGCACCGACCTGATTATCGAGGCGCCGGAGCTGCCCTTTGGACGACACGCCTACTGGGTCACGAGCAGCGTGTACACCCCCCTGAGCCGCGACGGTCATCTGGTGCCGACGGCGACGGTCAACCCCAGCGGCCTGCAAGCCAACGCCGACCGGGGACCGGTGCCGGTGGACGTTCTGGCCGACCCGGCAGACCGCCGCGCCTACACGGAAGGGGTGCTGGGCGCCGTGGGCCAGACCCGCGACTGGAGGCTGACGACGCTGGCCGGGCTGGGGGCCCTGGGCCTGACGCTGACCGGCCTGAGCCTGTGGCGTTCGTGGCAGGCGCGGGACAGAGGGTGA
- a CDS encoding DUF1990 family protein codes for MNHAPPTPDPLDPGLKQSERRLGSEQGRSVLFPESAAGQGRQTVPALPELPGRLPPAPAPDASPLELLLDPGLGLRSHGSRCLGGARGPGLSSLGELQLMQLLETPELPAYRLSRSDPAPAEPMATPGADWALRPPSERGRHDALPAPLPSPEAGPADLPPAAPRPYVLGALDQETVDASLRALAGHEPELPDIGSSTHMRMMIELGEGESTFLNARSALWSWRPHRQAGVKVHTHGPPVVGRDVLLEQRAGLVTVLQGCRVLTLLESEHDWGFTLGSLSGQVYHLWERLLIERHPDDRVTLLISSHHEVALRGFGLVGSILNSARRSAVQGYARGMSALAEV; via the coding sequence GTGAACCACGCTCCGCCCACCCCCGACCCTCTGGACCCGGGCCTCAAACAGTCCGAGCGGCGCTTGGGGTCGGAACAGGGCCGGAGTGTTCTTTTCCCGGAAAGCGCGGCGGGGCAGGGCAGGCAGACGGTTCCCGCCCTGCCTGAGCTGCCAGGGCGCCTTCCCCCGGCCCCCGCGCCGGACGCTTCGCCCCTGGAGCTTTTGCTCGACCCCGGCCTGGGCCTGCGCTCGCACGGAAGCCGCTGCCTGGGTGGGGCGCGGGGGCCAGGGCTGAGCAGTCTGGGCGAGCTGCAACTGATGCAACTGCTGGAAACCCCCGAATTGCCCGCTTACCGCCTGTCCCGGAGCGACCCGGCCCCCGCCGAGCCGATGGCGACTCCAGGGGCCGACTGGGCGCTGCGCCCTCCCAGCGAGCGGGGACGGCACGACGCGCTGCCCGCACCGCTGCCCTCCCCTGAGGCTGGCCCCGCAGACCTCCCGCCCGCCGCACCCCGGCCTTACGTCCTCGGCGCGCTCGACCAGGAAACGGTGGACGCCTCGCTGCGGGCACTGGCCGGGCACGAACCCGAACTGCCCGACATCGGTTCCTCGACCCACATGCGAATGATGATCGAGCTGGGCGAAGGCGAAAGCACCTTTCTCAACGCCCGCTCGGCACTGTGGTCGTGGCGGCCCCACCGTCAGGCAGGGGTCAAGGTCCACACCCACGGCCCCCCCGTGGTGGGACGCGACGTGCTGCTGGAGCAGCGGGCCGGGCTGGTGACGGTGCTTCAGGGCTGCCGGGTGCTGACCCTGCTGGAAAGCGAACACGACTGGGGCTTTACCCTGGGCAGCCTGAGCGGGCAGGTGTACCACCTCTGGGAACGGCTGCTTATCGAGCGCCACCCCGACGACCGGGTGACCCTGCTGATCAGCAGCCACCACGAGGTGGCCCTGCGCGGCTTCGGACTGGTGGGAAGCATCCTGAACAGTGCGCGGCGCAGCGCGGTCCAGGGCTACGCCCGTGGCATGAGCGCCCTGGCCGAGGTGTAG
- a CDS encoding MaoC family dehydratase encodes MNEDLNRPAGRYFEELPVGTVIRHRVTRTVTESDNILFTTLTMNPQPLHLDFDFASKTEFGRPLFNSMMTLSLMVGISVHELSLGTLVANLGLTDVTFPKPVFHGDTLRVESEIIEARESKSRAGQGLVTAEHRAYNQRGELVAQCKRTMLFHKRPAGE; translated from the coding sequence ATGAACGAAGACCTCAACCGTCCCGCTGGCCGCTACTTCGAGGAGTTGCCGGTGGGGACCGTCATCCGGCACCGCGTCACCCGCACCGTCACCGAGTCGGACAACATCCTGTTCACGACGCTGACCATGAACCCGCAGCCGCTGCACCTGGATTTCGACTTCGCCAGCAAGACCGAGTTCGGCAGGCCGCTGTTCAACTCGATGATGACCCTCTCCCTGATGGTGGGCATCAGCGTGCACGAACTCAGCCTGGGGACGCTGGTCGCCAACCTGGGGCTGACCGACGTGACGTTTCCGAAACCCGTGTTTCACGGCGACACCCTGCGGGTCGAGTCCGAAATCATCGAGGCCCGCGAGAGCAAAAGCCGCGCCGGGCAGGGCCTCGTGACCGCCGAGCACCGCGCCTACAACCAGCGCGGCGAACTGGTGGCGCAGTGCAAACGCACCATGCTGTTTCACAAGCGCCCCGCCGGGGAGTAA